The following proteins come from a genomic window of Carassius gibelio isolate Cgi1373 ecotype wild population from Czech Republic chromosome B8, carGib1.2-hapl.c, whole genome shotgun sequence:
- the LOC127963317 gene encoding C-C motif chemokine 28-like — protein MELKATSVLLLVCITFIILTSTEVDAVPSCCLKVSKRIRKDQIRLAYKHEIQHRSGVCDIDAVILYVGKKRICADPRVLIHMGIPKRSHKPKRI, from the exons ATGGAGCTCAAAGCAACGTCTGTGCTGCTGCTCGTCTGCATCACCTTCATCATCCTCACCAGCACTGAAG TGGATGCCGTTCCCAGTTGTTGTCTGAAAGTTTCAAAGCGCATCCGTAAAGACCAGATCCGTTTGGCTTACAAACATGAGATCCAGCACAGATCTGGTGTCTGTGACATCGATGCCGTGAT ATTATACGTCGGAAAGAAGCGAATCTGTGCTGATCCCAGAGTCTTGATTCACATGGGGATACCCAAGAGGAGTCACAAACCCAAACGGATTTAA